The following proteins are encoded in a genomic region of Enoplosus armatus isolate fEnoArm2 chromosome 11, fEnoArm2.hap1, whole genome shotgun sequence:
- the LOC139292036 gene encoding rhodopsin kinase GRK1-like, producing MDIGGLTTVVANSAYINARGSIDGSNPAAARDKKYHSRLKLPHITVCEGLRDTLDLAFDLVCVEQPIGKRLFREFLNANQEYHGASRLWRDIEDYDMAEDSDRVKKASKIVQRYMDPSAKHYCPFLPEDIIVKVKEGQEAVGDDLFAAALTTTLDYLRDAPYTFFLESMYLKRFLQWKWLEMQPMDADWFLDFRVLGKGGFGEVSACQTKATGKLYACKKLNKKRLKKRKGYEGAMVEKRILARVHSRFIVSLAYAFQTKDELCLVMTIMNGGDLKYHIYLVDENNPGFEEPRACFYIAQIIQGMEHLHQKRIIYRDLKPENVLLDNDGNVRISDLGLAVELKEGKTMTKGYAGTPGYMSPEMLKGEKYDFSVDYFTLGVTLFEFMAAKNPFRNRGEKVEREEMKERMLTRVVTYPDNFSEHAKSLCDGLLAKEVDQRMGFKNGCCDEIRAHPFFNDINWRKLNAGILPPPFVPDPKVVYAKSLDDVGAFSSVKGVTLEDPDKTFFDEFSSGNIPIPWQEEMIDMGIYGELNIWGPEGSIPNDLRRESILEQPKSSTCCVS from the exons ATGGATATCGGAGGACTGACCACGGTGGTAGCGAACTCTGCTTACATCAATGCCCGTGGAAGCATCGATGGCTCTAatccagcagcagctcgggATAAGAAGTACCATTCTCGCCTCAAATTGCCCcacatcactgtgtgtgaggGCCTGCGGGACACCCTGGATTTGGCCTTTGACTTGGTCTGCGTGGAACAGCCTATCGGCAAACGCCTCTTTAGGGAATTCTTGAATGCAAATCAAGAGTATCACGGGGCCTCCCGTTTGTGGAGAGACATCGAGGACTATGACATGGCGGAGGATTCTGACAGGGTAAAGAAGGCCTCAAAGATTGTCCAACGTTACATGGACCCCTCTGCCAAACACTACTGCCCCTTCCTGCCTGAGGACATCATAGTGAAGGTGAAGGAAGGCCAGGAGGCCGTAGGCGATGACTTGTTTGCCGCAGCATTGACCACAACGTTGGACTATCTGCGGGACGCCCCCTACACTTTCTTCCTGGAGAGCATGTATCTGAAGAGGTTCCTGCAGTGGAAGTGGCTCGAGATGCAGCCCATGGATGCAGACTGGTTCCTAGACTTCCGCGTGCTGGGGAAAGGTGGGTTTGGGGAGGTGTCTGCCTGTCAGACGAAAGCCACGGGAAAACTGTATGCCTGTAAGAAACTCAACAAGAAGaggctgaagaagaggaaaggctACGAG GGGGCGATGGTGGAGAAGAGGATTCTTGCGAGGGTTCACAGTCGCTTTATTGTGTCATTGGCGTACGCCTTCCAGACAAAGGACGAACTCTGTCTGGTCATGACCATCATGAATGGAGGAGACCTCAA GTACCACATCTACCTGGTGGATGAGAACAACCCGGGGTTTGAGGAGCCCAGAGCCTGTTTTTACATCGCTCAGATCATCCAAGGCATGGAGCACCTCCACCAGAAAAGGATCATCTACCGAGATCTCAAACCAGAAAATGTGCTGCTAGATAATGACG GGAATGTGCGTATATCTGACCTGGGTCTTGCTGTGGAGCTAAAAGAAGGCAAAACAATGACCAAAGGATATGCTGGGACACCAG GGTACATGTCTCCAGAAATGCTGAAAGGAGAGAAGTATGACTTTTCGGTCGACTACTTCACTCTGGGAGTGACGCTGTTTGAGTTTATGGCTGCTAAGAACCCATTCAGAAACAGGGGGGAGAAG GTTGAACGTGAGGAGATGAAAGAGCGCATGCTGACACGGGTGGTGACCTATCCAGACAATTTCAGCGAGCATGCAAAGTCGCTCTGTGATGGGCTGCTCGCCAAAGAGGTTGATCAGAGGATGGGTTTTAAGAACGGGTGCTGTGATGAGATAAGAGCGCACCCATTTTTCAATGACATCAACTGGAGGAAACTGAATGCAG GTATTCTGCCTCCTCCTTTTGTCCCTGACCCTAAAGTGGTGTACGCTAAAAGTCTGGATGACGTCGGGGCTTTCTCCTCGGTGAAGGGAGTGACCTTGGAGGATCCTGACAAGACCTTTTTCGATGAATTCTCCTCAGGGAACATCCCCATCCCCTGGCAAGAGGAGATGATCGACATGGGCATTTATGGAGAGCTCAACATTTGGGGTCCTGAAGGCAGCATCCCGAACGACCTCCGCAGGGAGTCCATACTAGAGCAGCCAAAGTCATCAACCTGCTGCGTATCGTAG
- the mettl21cb gene encoding S-adenosylmethionine-dependent methyltransferase domain-containing protein — protein MERSSTVSQPVQKRQKEVDDKKQDGKLPVEQGTTDEALTDQKVMAGEALDRRSIWEPSVYYALGKESFYFAGHDISIRESMDTYGALIWPGAIALCQFLENNQQELNLMDKAVLEIGAGTGLLSIVASLLGAWVTATDLPDILSNLSFNLLRNTKGRSRYTPQVAALTWGQDLERDFPYPSYRYDYVLAADVVYHHDCLEELLRTMRHFCRPGSGTTLLWANKVRFQSDLRFTDGFKSSFNTTLLIELPQQEVRIYKATVKE, from the exons ATGGAGAGATCGTCCACAGTCAGCCAACCTGTCCAAAAGAGGCAAAAGGAGGTGGATGACAAAAAACAGGATGGGAAACTACCGGTGGAGCAGGGGACCACAGATGAGG CGTTAACTGACCAAAAGGTGATGGCAGGAGAGGCTTTGGACAGGAGGAGCATCTGGGAGCCGAGTGTTTACTACGCGCTGGGAAAGgagtctttttattttgctggtCATGATATCAGCATCCGCGAGTCTATGGATACTTATGGTGCTCTGATCTGGCCCGGG GCGATAGCTTTGTGCCAGTTCTTGGAGAATAACCAGCAAGAATTGAACCTGATGGACAAGGCGGTGCTGGAGATTGGAGCTGGGACTGGTTTGCTCTCAATAGTGGCCAGCCTGCTTG GTGCTTGGGTGACAGCTACTGACCTGCCAGACATCTTGTCAAATCTGTCCTTTAACCTTCTGCGGAACACCAAGGGCCGGTCCCGCTACACCCCTCAGGTGGCTGCCCTTACCTGGGGTCAGGACCTGGAGCGAGACTTTCCCTACCCGTCCTATCGCTACGACTACGTGCTCGCAGCCGATGTGGTCTATCACCACGACTGCCTTGAAGAACTACTGAGAACCATGCGTCACTTTTGCCGACCAGGAAGTGGGACAACGCTGCTGTGGGCCAACAAGGTTCGGTTTCAGTCAGACTTGAGGTTCACAGACGGCTTTAAGAGCAGTTTCAACACCACGCTGCTCATTGAGCTCCCACAGCAGGAGGTGAGGATATACAAGGCCACAGTGAAGGAGTGA